GAAATGAAGTATCCCAAACCCAGTAGATGAGGAATTAAATAGACAAAGAGAAAATTTATGAATTGGGGTCCCAAAAGATCCAAATATGGGAGAAAAGGGTGCTTCAAAAGTTCAAATCAAGGACTAATTTATTTGCATGATGAATGAAATACAAAACATTTCAAACCAGAAGAAGATATTAATACAGATATCGACCTATAAAGGTAGGAATTATGGGGCTTTTGTCACAGTTCCACAACTTTACAACAGCCAAAGACACCCATTTGCGCTCCTTCCTTATCTTCTTCCCCACTCCACATCATGTTTGACCTCGGGACCTTTTTTTTTTATGAATCTCCTAACTTATTCACAGAAAGTATGGAAGCTTAGCCATAGACACTGGTACTTGGTAGGTAACAGAGACAAGCATTGCAGTTCAAATTGAACATGGATTACGATACATTTCGTAGTGACAGATGATGATATAGATGTCTACAAATGGTATTGTAATAGTGATACAGACCTCTAAACAAGAACACTAAATCTGTTATGTGGTACTCAATGGAGTAACCAATAACATAGATATGAGGATATTTGCATTCCAAGTTAAAACATTTTACCATTAGGTGTTATAATAGCAATGGCATGGAATCTGTTACTTTTTCCACTGGGGAATCCTCTGAACAACAACCTGCAACCCGAAACCAGAAACATCTGTTAGGAAAACAACAAGTAACAGTAACTCTAGTTTTGGATTCACACAAGTATAACCAATGCAGCAAAGCTAAATGAAGTCTGATAAAGTAGAAATTGTTTTGTCCAGGATATGAAGATTGTGGAGCGTGGAGAAGATTGTTAATTTCCATATCATCGACATGTAAGGAAAACATTTCTTTTTAAAGGGGAATACACACCATATTATGGAACTTTTTAGTGCACTAATCACCTAACAGTCTCAATGCATCACATCAAATGGATAAAAGGAGAAAAGTGAAAAGTACCTTCCCAGAATTTTCTTTATTTCCCACAATAGTTTGGCAAGCTAGTCTCCAAGATTCAGGTTTCTGTGTGTTTTAACCAATTTCAAAACAACCAGAAAGTTCATGAGTATGGGCATTGAGCCACCAAAGTAATTCACATGACTTGAGATTTGCAAAGTGCATGCCTCACTTGTTATATCACATTTTTCATTGGAAAAAATAGGGAGGAAAAAAATGTCAAAACTTTACTCTATTTGGAGAGACTTGCCTTTTTCAAATATTTGAGTTCAGCATTCGTTCTTTCATTTAAAAGATCCTTCCCATCAATAATCTGCACAAAAGCATGGATGCCATATGAAGATGAAGAATTGAGGACCATTATGATTGGAGCTTTGCTTATGGTTTATAAATTCCACAGTTCACAGAGTCAGTCTTTAATTTTGATGTCAATGCTATCTGTAATATGTATTGACACTTAGAAAGATAAACCATATCCTACATTAATATGAAGAGCTTACAAAAGTGCTTCTAGTTAAGCTCAAAAAGTATAGATGTGAATCATGTGAGGGTAACATGTAGCTTACAGAGACTTCTATACCAAGAAAAGAACCAAGCTATACCAGTTCATCAGCTTTTCCCAAACACTGGAAACATTATCTCTCAGAAAGCAGTTAACAATTTGGTCAATCCCTCTAAACCTTTATCATTTTCAATTACAAATTAAAGTTGCATTACTTGCATATGGGCATCATTTTACATTATACTTGCTAGTATCACTAGGCTTTATGGAGCTGTCGTATATCCTCATAGATCACAACCTCACACCTTCCACAACTTTCAATTCAAAAGAACTAGAGGAAATGTAATCAATATTATAAATGTTAGAATATCATACCTCTACAATACAAGTCCCACAGCTTCCACCACCTCCACAGTTCATCAGTTTCCCCTATTCAAAATCGGAAATACCTCTTAAGTAGCACATTGTTAAAGCTTTCATTAAACTGCTCATCATCAAGACACTACTCCATTTTTCTTCGATGGCCAAGAATTGGTAAGAGTTCGAAAATATGACATTCAGACATGCTATAAAATATAAATCACTATGAAAATCATCAATGTGATTCTTGTTTGTTTTTTTTTGGGTCTATCTATGCATATTTCATTGGACATGTCATCATTTCAATCGAAAAAAATTGGACATGTCATTGGGTCAGATTTCAGGCCCAGATACACTATGCGCGTTATAGAAACTCGTATTGGAAATAACTAAAATGCGCATGGGGTGCAAAGTGAGGTGGTGAAATAAGGACCAGTGAAGCACTCACATACGTGGCGTAAAGCTCGATCTTGTTATCCTTCATTATGCTCCTCAGGAGCTTCTCCCCACTTATCGCCGTCGCCTTCTCCACCGCGTACGACCCGTCGTTCTCCGGCTTCGGCTATTTCCACCCACCATCCAAACACATCAACTTCTCTAAATTACACAACAATCTAAATTCCGAGTTGGTAGTGCTTACCGCTATAAATTCGAGCTCAATTTCCGGCTTACTCGGTGGCGATTCCGGCGAACTTCCGGCGCAGGAGATTAAGACCGATTTCCTTCTCGGAAGAAAATCAGCTGGCTTGTGGTATTTTCCGGCGCCGGAGAATCGCTCCGGCCGGAACGACATGGCGTTTGTGAGGTGCATGCAAGCCATAAGCCTTGACGCTAGTATAATTGCTCAAGTTTTATATCTTGGGCTATTTAATATTTTAAATGTTATAATTATAAAATAAAATAAAAATTAAAGGAAACCGCCTAGACGGTGGGCTAGGCGGACTCTCAGGCCCGCTAGGCGGTTACTCGGGTCGGGTATAACTCGGCCCAAATCAACAGAATTTATTGAAGGGTATTTTAGGAACTTCAATTTGTGCAGCAACAGAATTTGGAGGGCTCACTGGAGCTGAGACTAGTTCATCTTCTTCTTCTTTGTAAATGCTCTCACAGAAACCCCGCCATTTTCTCTCTCTGGCTCTCATCTTCTTCAAGCCAAACCCTAACCCTAACCCTAACCCTACCCTTCTTCTTCTACGATCCCTCTCCGAACAGTCATGGCTTTCCGTACCTGGCAACCCCCTTATCAAGTGGCCCTCGCTCTCGCCGCCGCCGTCACCGCCTCCCACTCTCCCTCCCCCAAACCCTAACCCTAATTTCGACCCCAAATTTTCAGAAAATGACTTCTCCACAATCACTAAGCTCCTCACCGACCCAAGCATCTTTCCCGGTGCTTCGCTTCGGAGCGCATTGGACCGGGTCGGAATCGACCCGAGTCCGAGTCTGGTACAGGCTGTGTTCGACCACTTCGATTCGTCTCCGAAATTGCTGCACACGCTGTTTGTTTGGGCTGAGGAGCAGCCGGGGTTTCGGTGCTCAGTGAAGCTCTTCACCTCAGTGATCAATGTGCTTGCCAAGGCTAGGGAGTTTGAGTCTGCGTGGTCTATGATTCTGGATCGAATCGGCGGAGATAAGGAGGCTGGGTTGGTCTCTGTTGATGCGTTCGTGATCATGATCAGACGGTATGCTCGTGCAGGTACATTGTTGCACCCAATGTGATTGTACAATATCAAATTAACTGAATATGCAATACTACATGGAATTGAAGTTTTATAAATTGCGCTGAGTTTCAAGCTGTAGAATAGATTGAATTCTGCGCAAATGTAGTTAATTTTGCATAATGTTGGTCTTAGATTACTTGTATGCTGAATTAGTTTCGTTATGGCTGGATTAGGAGGGGACTTGTTCTTGGCATTGTTACTGACAGCTTGGTTTACTTTTGATTTGATTATTATTTGGTGGTGGTGTATTTTATGCAGGTCAACCGCAATCAGCAATTCGAGCTTTTGAATTTGCGACTAACTTAGACTCATTTCTGAGTTCTGAATCAGAAATGAGTTTGTTTGAAATCTTACTGGATTCCCTTTGTAAGGAAGGTCTTGTGAGGGTGGCTACAGAGTATTTTGATGGGAAAAGGAAGTCGCATCGAGATTGGATTCCATCTGTTCGGGTTTATAATATACTGTTGAATGGGTGGTTTCGATCGAGGAAGCTGAAGAAGGCAGAGCGGCTTTGGGTGGAGATGAAGAGTGACGGTGTGAAACCTAGTGTTGTGACGTATGGTACACTTGTAGAAGGATATTGTCGGATGCGTCGTCCTGAAATTGCAATGGAGTTGGTGGGTGAGATGAGAAGGGAAGGAGTTGAGCCGAATGCAATTGTGTTCAATCCAATAATTGATGCTTTGGGGGAAGCTGGGAGGTTCAAGGAGGCATGGGGTATGATGGAGCGGTTTTCGGTTCTGGAATCAGGCCCCACTATTTCAACGTATAATTCTCTGGTAAAGGGCTACTGCAAGGCTGGAAATCTTGTAGAGGCTAGTAGGATTCTTAAGATGATGATAAGCAGGGGTATTGTACCAACTCCAGCAACCTATAACTATTTCTTTAGGTACTTTTCAAAGTCTGGGAAAATTGAGGAAGGAATGAACCTCTATACCAAAATGATTGAATCTGGGTATACCCCAGATCGTCTTACTTTCCATCTTTTGTTGAAGATGTTATGTGAAGAGGGAAGATTGGATTTGGCTGTTCAAGTTAGCAAGGAAATGAGAACTAGGGGATGCGATATGGATCTAGCTACGAGTACCATGTTGATTCATTTGCTCTGCAAGATGAATAAATTCAAAGAAGCTTTGTCAGAGTTTGAGGACATGATACGCAAGGGTTTAGTTCCGCAGTATCTAACTTTCCAGAACATGAATGATGAACTAAGGAAACAAGGGATGACTGAAATGGCACGAAAGCTGTGCGCCCTGATGTCTTCTGTTCCTCATTCTACAAAGTTGCCAAATACATATGTCAAAGATAGAGATGAATCTCATGAAAGGAGAAAATCTATAATTAAGAAGGCTGAAGCAATGTCTAAGGTGTTGAAAACTTGTTCAGATCCAAGAGAACTCGTCAAGCATAGAAGTTCGCCGGAGAGTGTTGAATCAAGAGCAAACCGGTTAATAGAGGATATCAAGACAAAAGCTAACATCAAATGATATCTTTTCTCCATTCTCTGGTAACAGTGCTCAAGGTTTGGATGCGGTTGGCAATCTTCGCAGGGAAGGTAAACACCAGTTATCTACTGAAGCAACAGTTTTGTAGTTTGTTGTAGTGTAGTGAAATGTTTGCTTAAATACTTTTAAGCTTTAGCTCATTTCACTATTAAAGCTAGTTATTAGAAGTTTGTACATGTTGGATGAATGTCATCACACTCATGATCACATCATCCATTTGTAGTGTTGGTCATGGTGGAATGGATTCACAGTGTGTGGCACTTATTTCGATTGCCCTAGTCAAATCATCATCCATGATAAAAGGCCTGTAAGGGCAATTGGGAAAAAGCCTGAGGAGATAGATTTCATTGTATTGTCATCAGATTTGCTTTCACCAGATCATAAGATATGCCTTTATCTTTTGCTGGCTAATAGTACATCTTTCAGTTCGCCGTAGTTTTTCCCGAGATAACTACACAACCCCCACTCCCCCAGAACCCATTGGGCAAAAGCCTTAAGATTTATCCAACACTGTAGGCTACCGAAGGTGCAGAATTGCATTAGTACGTTCAGGTGTGCTTGAGTGGGAATCTTTGGGTCACCTCACCAGAACTTCCAAGACAAAGAAAAGGAGGAATGATTACCTTACGCACAAGGAGGACTTAGTTACCAGTTTACCAATAGCCACTTGGAGGGTCCGTTAGGTAATGATAACCATGTGATTAATAGTTAATCACTTGGTTTTCAAATGATGATGTTTGAGTGAGATGGGCAAGAGAAACGAGGATGGATTAGGTTAGGCTTTGGGGTTTGGGGATGAGGAGGTTTGCACTATGCCCCAAGTCGGAAAACGACGGCATCGGTTTTTCTTGGGTACAAGAAGAGAAGAGCATCTGCATCTGGTGTAATAGGCTATGGTGGGTGCAGTCAACAAAGGTGCTTGAGCAGAGAATCTGTGCTTCTCGCCCACTCTCGCCATTTCTTGCTGAAAAATCATAGCACTTCTCCACTCGGGACAAAATTTTAGACAATTTGAAATGAAATTATAGGAGTTATATTTTATCCATCTTTTAACTTCGAAAGTAGCTTATGATCTTGATTTTTCATATTTAAGCTCCAGGTGATGAATGCAGTGAATTCTAATCTATTGTTTTCTTTTTGTAATTGGAGTATGTATAATGTACTCTAATCTATTGTTTTCTTTTTGCTGAAACCCCATTATAGCTGAGGAGTAATTGCCTCTAGAGTGAGAATTTTGGAGCGTCTCTTATCCAAGATCCGTAACATGACCAAGTTGCTATCGAGTAGTTCTTTCATTTGATTTCCCTTTATGCACAACATGGATGTGAATGATGAACATGTTTGACAAACCATTGTCATGGAGATCAAAAGGTTTGATATGATAACATGTTAGACATTTGTTCATATAAACGACTAAAAATTATAGAGCTGCATTTGGAGTCTTTGATAGACCTTATGCTATTATTGTAAAAGTATTGTGTTACGATCATAAGTAGCTCGAGTGACATAAAATCATCCACAAAAAAGTTATTATAGACTCCAATCAACAAATACCGACAAATATCGTAAACCTTATAGTAATATTACGAAAGATTTAAGAACACCATAACAAAAGTATTAAACTTCACTTCCTTTGACACAAACTGAATTCAAACTCTCAAGAACAACTAGATTGACACATTCTAAAACCCTTGATCGGTTAAAGCCACGCCTTCATACCAAAAATCAATTCAAAAATGGGGGATTCTTTCATCAAATAGGCATGAAGGGAAGAAAAGTAGGCAGTGTCAGTGTGCCACGTTAGTGCTTACACACAGACACAAACCCCATTGCATTGTATTCTCTACTCTTTTCTCCTCTCTCTGAATGCAAACAAGAGAAATAATTGCCAGAAGAAAACAGAAAACAAAGCACACACCTTCCAACCCCCAACATATATTCTCTCACAGAAGAACCAAACAACCCTCACAGCATTTACTGAGAGAGAGAGAGAGAAAAATCTCAGCCCCTACTTACTTAGTATCACTCACTCACTTCCCCCAAAGAACCCACCTTTTGCTTTTAATTGCTTCTTTTTCTTTCTCCCTTTCCTGAAAATCGCGCTCTCTTTTACTTGTCTTTACACCCCACACTGCACCAGAGTGAGTGAGTGGTACTATGGCTCTGAGATGGCCGTACTGAACATGGCTCAGCCCAGCAACAATGCCACTACCCAAAAACAGCAGAAGCTCAAGCTTGAAGCAGCAGAAGAAGAAGACCAATCAGTGAACCCAATGTTTCATGACTTTCTGGGTATGAAGCCTTCTACTGATTCCCTTGTTGTTTTGGGCTCAAAAGGAGGATCTGATTCCAGGCTTACTGACTCCGCTTCTGCTTCACTTGGCGGATCCTCCGGCGGTGGCCGTGGGCCCATCTCCACCACCTCTGATCTGGGTTCCGGTGAGCCACTCCTCATTTCCCAGAAAGACTCTTCCTTTTTGTTCAAGTAAAATAATGACCCATGTTTTTGTTTTTAAGTTTTGTTAAATGAAGTTCAAAAAACGGTTGTGTCTTTCTAGTCTTTGAGGGGGTTTGGTGTTGATGGGATGTAGGAAAGTTTGGAACTTTATGATGTGGGAGTGAGTAATGAGAGTCTACATGCAAATAAGAAAGATGGGGTTGTTGGTTTTATGATTATGGTATGGATTAGTTAGTGAGGTCAGTAAGGAGTTTGGCAGCTATTTTTGTTTCTATGGCTATGTTGAATGAATGGCAAGACTTTTTGCTTAGTTTTCTCTTTGCGGCTTTGTCATTTTGGACTATCTATATGTTTGTGAGCATGTTTGTTTGGAGCATTTAAAATTAGGTATGCAGAACATGATACTCGCTTGCTTTGTGTACATTGTGGTTTTGGTTTTGATTGTCGTGTACATTTGAGGCATGGAGAAACTTGAGAGCAGTTATCAAAGATGTGACTGAGATGTAGTAAAGACCTCGTTTTGATGAGCATTTGTTTATGATGGCTTTTTCATCTGTGTGTTCAATAAGTGAACACTACTAGTACTTTCGAAACCTGCTGTTGTACTGCATTGCTGATTATCAACATAATCTGATGTGCATATCCTTTCTGAGATGGAGATTCTGTACACTTCAACTTCTGACTTTGATTTGTTGTCTCATTGTATTGAATAGAAAGACAAGCTGGAAATCATCTCGAGGGGATTCCATATTATGGTCCGAGGAGCGATATTTCTGGGCCTGAGATAAGTAATAGAATACTAGGCAGTAAGAGAAGCAATTCAGACTCTACTTTTATGGGTTCCTCCAGAGATGGGATCCCTCGTATGGGTTCTGACTCCCTTGAGAGCTCACATTTGATGAAGGTAGGAGTTCCCGCATTACAACGATTATGTTCCATGCTTGCATAAGGTGAACAACCTGTCTACAAATGCCTAATCTAATGCTTGTATTTGTCATGACATTCAGATGTTTCGAAATGGAACTGGGGGAGAGCGACCTAGAAGGTCCATTGACGATGAAGCAGTCTTTACCAGCCAGCCAATGAGGCCAACTTCTGCTAATCTTATATTTCAGACTCCACATGGCGGTAGAGTTGATACCAATATTTCCAAGTGGGAACGATCTACTCCCATGAATTTGGGTGGTGCGGCGCAATACCCTCCACGAGGAGGTCATTTTGTACCCTTCATTCATCAATTACCTTCTAACAGGTCTAGGGATGCAAATACTGGTCCAAATAATATCTCTCACTTAGCTGCTGATGAGGGATCTAGAACTGGTATTAAAGGGCCAGGTATTTTGAGTGCCATCAATGCTAGCAGTGGTGGTTCTGATAGAAACTCATCTGTGGTGCTGCCTAGCAGCAGCAGGCAAAAATCTGGGATTAATACTTTAGAGCCAGAACCTTTGACTCCAAGGTCAATCTTATTGCATAGTAAATACTAAATTATTTACTTGCTTTTGTTTCTTCTCTTTAAGTAAGGAAATTGATGCTGTATTTTTCTATTATGTTGTTATGGCAGTCGGCATGGATTTGCATCTGCTAACCGGCAGATGACCATATTTTATGGCGGTCAAGCTCATGTTTTTGATGATGTCCATCCAAACAAGGTTTTCTTTCTTATTCTTTAATTCTACTAAAGATAACGCCCCTTTTTTATTTTCATTATGGATAGATATGCTGTATATTTATGTATATGTTTGCTTGGAATCTTGTTGTCATGATTTAATATGCATTTGTACTAAGTACTTACAAATAAGCTTTGTAATGAATGTATATGAGT
The window above is part of the Fragaria vesca subsp. vesca linkage group LG2, FraVesHawaii_1.0, whole genome shotgun sequence genome. Proteins encoded here:
- the LOC101300308 gene encoding protein TIFY 8-like; translated protein: MAVLNMAQPSNNATTQKQQKLKLEAAEEEDQSVNPMFHDFLGMKPSTDSLVVLGSKGGSDSRLTDSASASLGGSSGGGRGPISTTSDLGSERQAGNHLEGIPYYGPRSDISGPEISNRILGSKRSNSDSTFMGSSRDGIPRMGSDSLESSHLMKMFRNGTGGERPRRSIDDEAVFTSQPMRPTSANLIFQTPHGGRVDTNISKWERSTPMNLGGAAQYPPRGGHFVPFIHQLPSNRSRDANTGPNNISHLAADEGSRTGIKGPGILSAINASSGGSDRNSSVVLPSSSRQKSGINTLEPEPLTPSRHGFASANRQMTIFYGGQAHVFDDVHPNKADVIMALAGSNGGSWSTTYSLKPTVKPGCESHMPSGEVETGTASNVGFVREYRGRLSIPGNSSPGAGFADRILTPAGGHQGSNLAKDTRNPVQATEPGSKEKNEL
- the LOC101300021 gene encoding uncharacterized protein LOC101300021, with protein sequence MSFRPERFSGAGKYHKPADFLPRRKSVLISCAGSSPESPPSKPEIELEFIAPKPENDGSYAVEKATAISGEKLLRSIMKDNKIELYATYGKLMNCGGGGSCGTCIVEIIDGKDLLNERTNAELKYLKKKPESWRLACQTIVGNKENSGKVVVQRIPQWKK
- the LOC101314438 gene encoding pentatricopeptide repeat-containing protein At5g11310, mitochondrial-like — translated: MQAISLDASIIAQSWLSVPGNPLIKWPSLSPPPSPPPTLPPPNPNPNFDPKFSENDFSTITKLLTDPSIFPGASLRSALDRVGIDPSPSLVQAVFDHFDSSPKLLHTLFVWAEEQPGFRCSVKLFTSVINVLAKAREFESAWSMILDRIGGDKEAGLVSVDAFVIMIRRYARAGQPQSAIRAFEFATNLDSFLSSESEMSLFEILLDSLCKEGLVRVATEYFDGKRKSHRDWIPSVRVYNILLNGWFRSRKLKKAERLWVEMKSDGVKPSVVTYGTLVEGYCRMRRPEIAMELVGEMRREGVEPNAIVFNPIIDALGEAGRFKEAWGMMERFSVLESGPTISTYNSLVKGYCKAGNLVEASRILKMMISRGIVPTPATYNYFFRYFSKSGKIEEGMNLYTKMIESGYTPDRLTFHLLLKMLCEEGRLDLAVQVSKEMRTRGCDMDLATSTMLIHLLCKMNKFKEALSEFEDMIRKGLVPQYLTFQNMNDELRKQGMTEMARKLCALMSSVPHSTKLPNTYVKDRDESHERRKSIIKKAEAMSKVLKTCSDPRELVKHRSSPESVESRANRLIEDIKTKANIK